In Pseudohongiella acticola, the sequence GTGGTCACCGTCACGTTTAGCGCGGGTTTCCAGCGCCGTGGTATTGAGGCCGGCGTCGGGTTCAGTGACGCCAAAACAGGTGCGTTCGGTGCCGGCAATCAGCGGCGGCAGGAAGCGCTGCTTTTGTTCCTCGCTACCAAATACCACAATCGGGTGAGGGCCGAACAGGTTCATGTGGATGGCCGAGGCGCCGCTCATGCCGGCGCCGGAGCGTGTAATGCGGTGCGCCATCAACGCGGCTTCGGTGATGCCGAGGCCAGCGCCGCCGTAGGCTTCCGGCATGGCGATGCCAAGCCAGCCGGCTCTGGTGATGGCGGACACGAATTCTTCCGGAAAGCGGGCATCAGCATCGCAGTCGCGCCAGTACTTCGCGTCAAAGCGGGCGCATAGCTGTGACACGGCTTCGGCAATCTCACGCTGGTTCTCGGTCAGATTAAAGTCCACTGTGGTGTTTCTCCCGTCGATTTTTAGTATGCTGCAACTATCCCCCATCATAGTATGAATTGATTCAGAATTGGACGCCTAAATGCCTGCAGGAAGCATCACCAAAGCCATTGTTCTGTTGATTATTGGCAACGCGCTGGCAGTGGGGTCTGATGTCTTCGTCAAGGTCATGGGCGAAGACGTGCCGATTTTCCAGTTCATATTTCTGCGCAGCCTGCTGTCACTGCTGATATTGCTGCCGTTGTATCGCCGCTTTGATCTGGTCACGCCGTTTGCGGGTCTGCGTGTGCATGCCTTTCGTTCGCTGGCCGGTATGGCAGGCATTTTCTGTATGGTAGTGGCGTTGACGTCGTTGCCGCTGGCGACGGCCAATGCAGTGTTTTACGTGGCACCCATTCTGGTGATGCTGTTGGCGGTGGTGGTATTCCGGGAAAAACTGACAGTGCTCAGTGTGTTTGCGGTGTTCAGCGGATTCGCCGGCATTGTGGTGATCCTGCGTCCGGTGGAGTTCAACTGGGGTGCACTGGCGGCACTGGGCGGGGCGTTGGCATTGGCTGTCAATGCCGTCATGGTGCGGATGCTGCCGGCGCAGCACACCACATTGCATCGTCTGTTCATGAGTTATCTGCTGGTGCTGCCCGTAGCTGCCGCGTTTTTTGTCTGGGAAGGGCTGGCGCTGGAACCGCGCGTGTTGATGGGCGCCATTGGCTCGGGCGTACTGATTCTCGGATACAGCATCACGGTGTTGCTGGCATACCGGGATGTAGACGCCAACCAGGTGACCAGTGCGGAGTACACGGGGCTGATCTGGGCGGTGGCCATTGGCTGGGTGTGGTTTGCGGAGGTGCCGGATGTCTGGTTTGTGGCGGGCAGTCTGATGATTGTGGTGCCGCTGGTGTGGCTGGGGCTGGATCAGCGGCGGCGGGCGCTACGGTACCGGGTGCCGGAATAGGAACTATTTATGGGATGCGTTCTTTCGTCAGGTCGTCGGGGTGGGAGTGGCTGCTCTCGGAGTCGCCCGTAAACCCGTCCCTGGGGGGCTCGGATGCGACCGTCCAAGGGTCGCATACGCTCCTCAATCAGCCACTCCCACCCAGACGACCTTCGTGCAATGGAACCTTCAACTGCAGCCCCCCCGGCCCCGGCGGCGTGACATCTATCACTATCTCAAGAGCCGCAGCCCCACCCCGATGCCCATGGCGAAGGGACAGCCTTATGATGAGCGCTCAAATGCGGTATCATGGTGCATTGGTTTTTTGATCACAGGATCAGCAATAGATGAGTCAGCAGCGCCCACCCTCCATTCCCAGTGGCAGCAAGTTCCGCA encodes:
- a CDS encoding DMT family transporter; the protein is MPAGSITKAIVLLIIGNALAVGSDVFVKVMGEDVPIFQFIFLRSLLSLLILLPLYRRFDLVTPFAGLRVHAFRSLAGMAGIFCMVVALTSLPLATANAVFYVAPILVMLLAVVVFREKLTVLSVFAVFSGFAGIVVILRPVEFNWGALAALGGALALAVNAVMVRMLPAQHTTLHRLFMSYLLVLPVAAAFFVWEGLALEPRVLMGAIGSGVLILGYSITVLLAYRDVDANQVTSAEYTGLIWAVAIGWVWFAEVPDVWFVAGSLMIVVPLVWLGLDQRRRALRYRVPE